Sequence from the Clostridium saccharobutylicum DSM 13864 genome:
TATATTTAACAAAAAAAGTTGGATGTACATAGCATTATATGCGGTGCTTACAATATTCTTTAACTGGTTCTATACTCAAATCACTTTTAAACCAGAAGAGATGTCTGAAAACTTACACAAGTCTGCAGGATTTGTGCCAGGTGTGAGACCTGGAGAAGAAACTACACAGTTTTTTGAAAGGGTTTTAAATAGAGTATCGTTTATTGGAGGAATATTAGCAGCTATTCTTGCTATAACTCCAGTACTTGTTGATAATTATACAGCATTTCAAAATGTTGCATTTACAGGAACAGGATCATTAATTATTATAAATGTTGCATTAGATTTTACAAGAAGAGTAGAATCTCAAATGGTAGTTAGGCACTATAAAGGATTTCTTAAATAGATTAGAATAAATGGAGATGAAGCTAGTGAAGATAGTATTACTAGGTCCTCCGGGGGCTGGAAAGGGAACACAGGCTAAATCAATCAGTAATAAATATTCAATACCACATATTTCTACCGGAGATATTTTTAGAAAGAACATTTCTGAAAACACTCCTTTAGGAATAGAGGCTAAAAGCTATATGGATAAAGGTCAATTAGTTCCTGATGAAGTTACTATAAATATGGTAAAAGATAGATTACAGCAGGATGATTGTAAGAGTGGATATTTATTAGATGGTTTTCCTAGAACTGTGGCTCAGGCTGAAGCTCTTAACTGTTTCCTTCTAGAAAGAGGAGAACAATTAGATACTGCATTATTAATTAAAGTACCTAGTGAGTTCATTCTAGAAAGAATGACAGGTAGAAGAGTATGTCCATCATGTGGAGCAAGTTATCATGTTAAATTTAATCCTCCAACTAATGAAGGAAAATGTAACTTGTGTGGAAATGAAGTTATACAAAGAAAAGACGATACAGTTGAAACTGTAAAGGAAAGACTTGATGTATATGAAAAAGAAACACAACCATTAATTAATTTTTATGATAATAAAAAATTACTTTCAGAAGTAGATGGAACACAAGCTATCAACGAAGTTTTCAGAGGAATATGTGAAATTTTAGGGAATAACAAATAATGATTATAATAAAGAATCATGATGAAATATCCCTAATGAGAAAAGCAGGTAAAATAGTAGGAGAAACATTGCTATTGCTTGAAAAAGAGGTAAAACCCGGTATAACAACTGCAGATTTAGACAGAATGGCAGAAGAATTTATAACTAAGCATGGAGCAAAACCTTCATTTAAAGGCTTATATGGTTTTCCTTCGTCACTATGTATCTCAGTAAATGAGCAAGTAATACATGGATTTCCAGGAGCATATGTTCTAAAAGATGGAGACATAGTTAGTATTGACTGTGGCGCATGTATAAATGGATTTCATGGAGATGCTGCAAGAACCTTTCCGGTTGGAAAGATTTCAAGTGAAGCTCAAAAATTAATTGATGTAACAAAAGAGAGTTTCTTTCGAGGTATAAAATTTGCTAAAGAGGGAAATAAATTAACTGATATATCACATGAGATACAAAGCTACGTAGAAGCGGCAGGTTTCTCAGTTGTAAGAGATTTTGTTGGTCATGGGATTGGACGAAATGTTCACGAAGATCCTAATGTGCCTAATTTCGGTAAGTCTGGTAAAGGTCCAAAACTAGTTAATGGTATGGTATTAGCAATAGAACCTATGGTTAATGCAGGTACACATAAAGTTAAAACTTTAAAGGATAGATGGACAGTTGTAACAGCAGATTCTTGCTTATCAGCACATTATGAAAATACAGTTGCAATTTTGTCAGATGAACCTGAAATATTA
This genomic interval carries:
- the map gene encoding type I methionyl aminopeptidase, producing MIIIKNHDEISLMRKAGKIVGETLLLLEKEVKPGITTADLDRMAEEFITKHGAKPSFKGLYGFPSSLCISVNEQVIHGFPGAYVLKDGDIVSIDCGACINGFHGDAARTFPVGKISSEAQKLIDVTKESFFRGIKFAKEGNKLTDISHEIQSYVEAAGFSVVRDFVGHGIGRNVHEDPNVPNFGKSGKGPKLVNGMVLAIEPMVNAGTHKVKTLKDRWTVVTADSCLSAHYENTVAILSDEPEILTLIK
- a CDS encoding adenylate kinase; this translates as MKIVLLGPPGAGKGTQAKSISNKYSIPHISTGDIFRKNISENTPLGIEAKSYMDKGQLVPDEVTINMVKDRLQQDDCKSGYLLDGFPRTVAQAEALNCFLLERGEQLDTALLIKVPSEFILERMTGRRVCPSCGASYHVKFNPPTNEGKCNLCGNEVIQRKDDTVETVKERLDVYEKETQPLINFYDNKKLLSEVDGTQAINEVFRGICEILGNNK